Part of the Marispirochaeta aestuarii genome, TGAAAGACTTCCTTTTGAACCTGAAACCCTTAAAATTCCTGGAGCTCATGTGCATCTTGGAGTTCAACTGGGAGAAGGTCCTTCGACATCCTTAGGTTCTTACTCCATAAAACTAAGAAGCTTTGCTATTAGCAAATATGAAGTCACAAATAAACAGTTTTCTACTTTTGTCCAATCGACAGGTTATGTCACAGATGCTGAGCAATCAGGAGGAGGATTTAGCACCGATGGAAGGGGTCATTGGCAATGGCTACCTTCCGCGCAATGGAGGCATCCATTTTTAAAAAACCGAATTTCCCTACCAGATGATCATCCTGTTGTTATGGTTAGCTGGGATGATGCCATGGCCTATTGTAAGTGGCTCAGCAACATGACGAACAGAAACTACAGGCTGCCCAAAGAAGCGGAATGGGAATACGCAGCACGAGGCGAAGATCATCGTCTATTCCCCTGGACACGTTCTTTTAATGGTGATTTTCACAACTACTGCAATCACGGAAAAAGCCATAAGAAATCTTTAGGTAGAGGTTCTATTCATGACGGGTACCTTCTAACTTCGCCAGTTAATGCATTCCCACGAGGAGTTAGCCCCTTCGGTGTGTGGGACATGTTAGGAAATGTAAAAGAATGGATGGAAGATGATTTCATCTACTATGACGAAAAAAAGAACTCGCAACACGCAAATCAAAAGGAAGAACAATACGGATCTATAACTATTCATGGCATTCCCAAAACACTCCGCGGAACCGGTTTTTACGGAGATCCCCAAGGTTATTTTCTGAATGCAATCGCACGTAACAGTCATGTACATAAAGCTCGTTTTTCAGCCCTTGGTTTCAGGCTCGTTGAAGAATTATAGCTTGCGTGCCAACTTCCAAGGTTATGATAGATTAGCTTACCTTATCTGACAGAAGTTAGGGAGTTAGCCTTTCGGTTAAGTAAATTGCCTTATAGTTTACCGAGTAGTCATCTGTTGCCCCTATCTGTTCTAACCATACAATTGGTAGGGAGTCAGCGTCAGCTGGTAAATATTGAGGAATTTGTACGTAGCGACACTTAGCGTCTTGAGCACTTATGAGCAAGCGCTCTGACGCCCATCCATCCTCGAAATTCCATTCTTTAAGATACACCTTAGCCTCATCGATATAGACCATGAACAGGCTATTTCCCCAGGCAGATAACAGCGGAAACATTTCAACCTGATAGGATGCTTCTACGGTTACCGATGTCGGCCATGAATCCCTCCATTTCTTGTAAGAATGACGTATCTGATAATCTTTTTCTTCTCCCTGAACCTGATCTACCCAGACCACATGAATCCAGCCATCTTGTGTTTGTGTTGTTGAATACTGACGAGTCATATTATCATCCCATATGATGTCGATCGCATCGGTATCAGCACTAAACCCATTGGTATCGTTATCATAACGATATATTTTGATAGTGTTTGGATCTCCAGATGTACCACTCCCCTCATTCCAAGAGACAAGTGCAATTGCCCCGTCAATGATCACTGAACCGATCCGTGACTCTCTTACTGGAGTGAAAATCTCATAAGGGCCATTCCAACTCTCACCATTGTTGGTAGAACGGTAATATTTAACAGCATCTTGATCATCGTTAGCATTTCGAGTAAATATTATAACATCACTCCCAACAGCATTTATATTGCCAGATGTTTGGTCGTTTTGAGTATAAGCATCTATTTCAATCGCAGGATTGAATTCAAGGCTGCCGTTTTTGTTTACAAGGCGAAGATATTCACCTGGATCTCCTCGATTAATAAAGTGGATATTGTCATCTCCATCTCTTGCGATACTTAAATGACGTTCCCAGCCCTGAGAATCACTCCAATTCCAGCTATCCCCGCCATCTGAGGAGTAGTAGGTGTCTAAACCAGAATCGGACTCCATGGCAAGCCAGATTTTTTTCGGATCTAAAGACGATTGGACAATCTTATAACGAGGGATTCCGAGAAGTGAGTCTTTATTAGCACCGGAAGCTTTTATCGTCACAATCTCGGAACTGGGGGGATTAGGGTCAGTGTTAATAGATTCTGAGTCATTCTTTGTATCAGAAAAGCTACAGCCCATTAACAAGAATATAAGAACACAACGCCAGGCATCTTTATAAAAGCTATTCATTATACATCTCCAAGATTTTTATCTCTCTTAGCATTGTTCTCTACAACAGATTTTTCCAGACAATCAACTATTTTCTCTGCAATAACTCTATTATCATAACGCTTCACTATTTTTTGATCTTCACGCGCATACTGTTTTAACTCTTCATAATTGAGATAGGCTGAAACTAACTTCTCAGAAAAAGATTCCAAGTTGTTTTCTGCAAAACTTATAGAACGAAATTCTTTTTTCAAGAAAAGTGTCGCCTCTGTACCAGTAGTTACAATGGGAACTGCCAGACTTAAGGCATCAAAAATTTTTATAGGACGTATTGCCCGAGCCATCTCTTTTTTGTCGTCAATGGGTACTACATAAAGGTCGATTAACTCGGTGAAAAGAGGTGCATCTTGATAGTCTACCTTACCAAATAAAGTAATAGGTAAGTGTTCCTTTTCTTCCAGTAATTTTAGCTCAGGCTCAAGAATCCCTTCCCCTCCTATCAAAAAATAGGATTCAGGAATTTTTTTATGAATGGTCTTTATGAGGGGAATTAGAATATCTTCTATACCTTTAAACGGAGACATATGCCCAAGCCAACCTATAACAAATTTCTGAGATAAAAAGTCAAGCTCATGAGGTCGTTCTTTTTTGAGTGAATGAAAAACTTCAAGGTTAGTACCAAACCAAGTGACCTTTATCTTATCTTGCGGAGCACCATTGTATATGAGTAATTTTCTTAATTCCTCTGTTGGTACTAAAACAAGATCGACACTCCGATAAATAGAGTTCATACACGATTTCAATTTTTTTGGTCTCTTTACCACACCAGAAGCTGTCTTATATTCATAGATAGGATCAACAGGGTCATAGACGAGTTTAATACTAAAAATTTTTAACAGCTTCACATAGAGTCGAAGATAAGTATGGCTACGTTCATTCCATCCAGAGATCCAGAGCATCTTTATGCCATGAATTTTTAATACAACTGCTATATACAAGGGATAGAATAAGTATTTTAGTAATTTGGGTACTTTTTTCTCATTGAGAATTTTACAACTGAAGAATTCTTTGTAAAATCCCTGATTTTCAGTATTGCAAGTAAAGAACCACTTAACTTTATATCCTCGGGAAAGAAGAACGCGCGAAATATAATATTCCCTATAATTACTTGGTATCTTAATAGCCCTGTTAAACACAAAGGCAATCCGTGATATATTATCCTGCATCAGGTTCCTTTTCCTTTTTTAATCCGCTCCCCCATCCCATGAACGCACCAATTCTGCTTCTAGGGCCAACGACCTTGGCGGGATTTCCCGAAAGTACACTGTAAGGCTTGATGAACATCTTACCTACCACAGATTTCGGGAATACTACACAGCCCTCAGGAATAACAGTCCCAGGCTTGATAAAAGAATCTGCACCAATCCAGCAGTCAGCTCCAATAACAACAGGCTTTCCTTCAAACCCCTGTTGTAAAATAGGTATTTCTAAGTCTTTGAAGAGATGGTTAACAGTCCATATTTTGACCCCAGGACCAAAAATAGTGTTTTCCCCTATCTCGATCCCCCCACCAGCCTGAAACATGCAACCAGAGGCAATACCAACATTATCTCCGAGTCGTATTTTATAGGGAAACTTAAATCGGTTACCCGGGTCTATCATTATCGATTTACCAGCAGCAGCAAAAAAGTGGGATACAATCCTATATCGAAAATAGCGACCTAAATAACCAGGCGTCTCGCGAAAAACACTTTCGATATATTCATAAATTCCTCTATGACTAAACAAATCTTTTTTTAGAGACGTGAAAAATCCAAATACTTTAACAGGATTTGACTTAGTTATCAGCCATGGTTTATCTTTCACTTTTTCTCCTAGCTTCAATAGGCCTCGCTTTGTACCCCATCATCCGGATCAACTCGTAATTCCACCCTAAACCCTGTGCAGGTTTCCATCGTTTGACTATTCTTAATTTATTAGGGAAAGAAATAAAAGTGTATAAAAAATACCCCCCCCACTTAAAAAAAGATAGCACCCTCACGACAAGCCAGAATATAATGAAGCGATCATAAAGACGCTCTTCATACATAACCCGCAGCCTTGCTCCTCCTCGTCCACTAGTGAAAGCCCGTTTAATAATACTACTTTTTTGTAGAAGACTCGCCGGAACTCGATGACCAATTTTTATAGAAGGATCGTAAAGAATAGAATACCCTTTTTTTCTAAGAGTATTTAAAAAAGAGGTTTCACTCCCCATTATCCTGTTTTTTGGTCGAGGTCCTATTGTTTCATCGAATCGCATACCTTGGTCAAAGATTTCTTTTCGCATCCATATATTTGTACCTACAGGATTCTTATCGACACTAAAAGATTTTGCTTCTGATCCCAAATCAAGCTTTGAGAAAGCCAGACCCTGAGATGCAAGCACTTTCGCCCAATACGGAATCTCTTGTTCAGGCCATATCAGGAAAACATTACCACCGAACACAGAGTATTCATTCCACTTCCTAACAGAAGCTTTTAGACGAGAAAACAAGTCTCTCGGAAATGTCACATCATCATCAGTAAAAAAAACAACATCACCAAGCTCAAGTTTATCCAGAGCGCAGTTAAGGGCACAGTTTTTCCCTTGCTTCCTTTCAAATATATATGAAATAGGTAGCTTTGCGGAGAATCTCTCAATAACAGAAATGGTAGAGTCAGTACTATTGTTATTTATAATCGCGACCTCAACTCTGTGACCAGAAAAATCAACGACGCTGAGGGATTCTAGTGTTTTCTCAAGCATATCACTATTATTATAGGTAGGTATAAGCATAGTAACATCAATCAAAAATAACTCCTTTTTCGCTTTTTCGAGCTACAAGCAGAATAGAAGATCCAAGGAGAACATCAAAAATATGCAGACTTATTTTTGAGAAAGCATGTGCTCTTCCCTTCATGAGGTATTTTCTCCGTGTTATGTGATAATCGCTCTGTACAAGCCATTTTTTTACTTTCCCGTAATCCGTTAAACGAAATGCTGAATTTATCTTTTTGGCTTCTGTTCCAAGTTTTTTCAGAATTTTTCTATACTTCAAATTTTTTCTATTTAAAGAAATAATAAAAAGCTGGCCATCTTTATCAAGGAATTTCTTTAGTCCATATAGTAAACCGGTAGGATTTTCTATATATTCTAATACATACCGCACTAAAATAATATCAAATTTTCTGTTTTTCAATACTGTCTCGGCTTTATTCATATCGGCTGAAAGGACCTCTATACCTTTCATCCTGCTGCTAATACCAATTAAGTCATCGACTGGAATCGCAGTGACTGTCTTGCCTTTTTTTATTAACTGTGCTTCAAACTCACCTGAACCACAGCCAACAGAAAGAACTCTTTTTCCGGGAACGTCGATATTTTTTTCAGGTAACTCTTGAAGCTTTTCATAAATTAACTTATCAAAGTACCAAGTCTCTTTTAGTGCACCAGGATTAAAAAAAGATTTAAGTTTTACTTTATTGCTTCTCAACAAATCTAACTGTGCTGAAAATTCATCAAATGGAATGCCAAGTTTTCCGATATATATGTCCGGCAGATGATGTAGTAGACAGTCGTCGATTTCTGATATACAGATCATTTTATTAAAACCACACTGAGTATAAGGATCGGTCGCGGCTGAACATAGTAGATCATATTTTCCTGCATGTGGAGGAACCATAAATCCCTTCGATCGAATTGCACTCTTAAGTTGTTTGCGTGTTAGCATAAACGAGGCAGAGTGCAGGTTAGAAAAGTAAGCAAAGGAATATGGTCCTACTTGCAATACTGAATCGATATCCCAGTAAAAATGAGAATGTACTGAAGAAATATATTTTTTTTTATCCGAACTTTCTTCATACCTTAAAAAACCTGGGATATATGCATCTGGTAGATATTCATTCCATATCATAAAGGAATCTACATGCCGTTCTTCGATCAATGTATCGTCTTCTGAATAGATAAAAAGATCGTATTCATCTTGTTGTCTAAAAAATATCTCTTTGTGTCTAAAAGGCAAACTCCAAGGATTTTTTGAAGGTAGACCTATACAGACTCTAATATCCGGTGCGTAATTTTTTGCGATATTCGACATGATTACAATCTCTACATCATGCCGCATTCGCCTGTAAGACTCTATTAAAAGTTTCACATAATGATCGTTTTTACTACCATAATTTGCTATGGCTACTAATATTTTTAATTTATTCTTCATCACATTTTTCTCAGTTTTCGATATTTTCTTTCGAAAAGTTTTTTTAGGTCCTCTTTATCATTGGACATGAGACAGAACTTCAGAAGAACAAAAACGTACACTCCAAGACCTATCAGTGTCTCAATTCCTAAAAGAAACCAACTGTCTGGTGTTTTCAACACCTTGAGGAACAATAGGAACATAAAGCTTATCACTGCTGGCATATTCCCAGGAATAATTGTTTCGTGAATCCACTGCTTATATCCGAGGTGAGCAAGCTTCAAGCCCAAAGGTATTTCTAAGAAAGGTTTTATAAAAATAAATACTAATGCTGTCGATAGAGCAGAACCAAAAGCTCCTAATTGTTTATATCCCACCAGGTAAAGAGTCAACAGTAGATTGATAATCTGCATAAATATAGACCTTAAGGCCACCGGTTTTATCTGCCCTGATGCTACAGCAATTTTATGTGTCATACGGATACCTAAGGTTAAAATCTCAGACCCAAGTATTAATAGAGAAACTGTTCCAGCAAGAAGATATTTTTCACCCACATACAATCGCATAAACTCTTGATTAAAAACCATGACAGGGATACTAAAAAATAATACAGCCCAAGTAGCATACCTTCCGAACCGTGTGAAAGTCCTTCGTATCTTTTCAAAGTCTTTAGATACATATAATGAGGTAAGACCAGGCATGATTGGCTCAGTGATCAATAAAAGGGCATCCTCAATTTGTTTCTGAAAAAGAAAGCCAAGATGAAATGAGGTTACGTCAAAGGGTGTTGCGAATTTATTGAGAATTATGGGATCCGCACTAGTTCTTATACGATTAGCAATCCGTCCCACAAAAGCCCAACCTCCATAAGAAAGTAGTTTTTTTCCTCTTTCCCAAGAAAATGAGTTAAATGAAAATCTTAGCTCGGGTAAAGCCTTTTTTGAGAAAAATACTGTCAATGACAATCTTATTATATTCGCAGTTTCCATAGAAACAACAACCCAAAGCACTCTATTACTTATCCTGGTAAGCAAGAAAAAAAGAAGCAGAGCACGAAAAATTGTAGTTAGTACATTGAAAACATTTATAAGAATGAATTTTTGTTTAACAAAAAGACCTACAGTAAATGGCATCAATGCTAATTGTAGACAAAATGAGAAAACCATAATGCCAAACATTATTTTTGCATCCAATACAAACTGGCTTTTTATATTTAGTATGATATTTACATGCAATGAGAAAAACAGACCCGCAACAAAAAGAACCGTAGCTACCGATACCTGGAGGATAACCATGGTACTGGTCATCTCTTTCACACCATCGATATCATTAAGTGAATATGCTTCGGTGATATATCTGGCAACTCCACTAGTTAAAATTGTTCGTACGATTGTAACGAGCATCATAACCGATAAGACGACTGGGTAAATACTGTACTCAGCCGCACTTATTCTACGCAGCAAATACTGTTGAAGCCAAATTAGTATTATGAGATTGATTCCTCTGGCTATCACCGCACTCAAAGAGTTGAAAGCAAGAAGTTTTTTATTAAATTGAATTATATTATTTGATTTTTTCGTAATTTTTCTTCCTTCCTATGATGAATAACAAATCTAAACAATATTTTTCTAATATAGAAGTAAACGAAAGTACTATAAGACTTATCAGATAGAAATGAAAAAGGGGCATATCCTTCTGATGACGATAAAACCAACAGAAGGAGTAACGTATGCCCCACAACAAATATATCCCCTTTCAGTGGGAAGGCTTATTCCATCCATATTTTATTACCCGCACAACAGTACCTATAATAATTCTTAGACGTGTTCTTAAGTCCAATTGTTTCCATGCTTTTCTTAATGGAACACCTTTAAATCGTGTTACAGGGATACCTAATAACTTTAAAACAAAAAGTCTTCCCCAGATAGCGCATCGTCGGTTGATAATACCGGAATCAGTTCCCTGAGATCGAAGTATTTCATCCTTTTTAATTTCTCTTAGGACGAGATAACCATCTTTTATTGCATCCTCTACGATAGAACATCCTTTCTTTGTTCTGGCGACAACAATGGAAAGGCCTAGGTTGCCATCATGCTTATATAAATGCCATGCATCGCCACATGCAATGTCAGCAAGATCACCCATACCATCTGCACACAGCCTACATCGCAACCCTCTAGAAGCTTGAAGTATATGCCAAGATTCTGCATATGAATATAAATTGTAATTCTGTAAATCTTTTGTTTTTATTCTAAACTCACCTGGCCAGCCATTACCCCTATAATGTACTTCTTGAAGATTTTCCATCCTACCATCCATAAAATCATTTACCAGGTCAAACGCACTCTTGGTAGCAGGCACTCCTGCACAAAAAAAAGACAAAACTAAAGGTATACATTCTAATAATTCTGGCTGTTGTTTTATTGTCAGCGCCAATGCGGCTACGTCACAAGGTTTACCTACAAAAACATATTTTTTTTTATTTTCTCTTATAACTGAGAAATGTTCACATGGCGATGAAGGTGCATAACGAGATCCTGCCTTCTGTAAGATTTCAACAGAAGACTGACTGATTACATTACAGTTTTTCCAAGGTTCTGCAGCATCCATACCTGTATGCGCTACATAATCAATAAGATCATTTTCGAGACAGTATGTTGAAATAGCAGTTATTATACCTCCGGAAGAACCGATCCTCCGAACATCCTGATTTGCTGCATGTCCAATCCAAGCCTTAACAACCGGCCCTACCAAAGGATCAACAGAGATTTTGTTAACCTGTGCTGGTACACATATTCCCGGACATACCTTAAGAGACTTCTTGTTTTCTTCTGGAGTTAGATCTCTTAACAAAGCTGGGCGTAACCCCTCCTCTGGATAGTCAATCATAATAGCAACATCGCTTCCTAATATATGAGTGCATGCACCACAACCGATACAAAGCCGGTTATTAATTACATCTAATAGTGTATTACAGTTCCGCATAATTCCTCAACTTTTGTTCATCTACTTCTTGTTTAATATTTCCTACTAGACCAAGAAATGAGAAAAAGAAAAACAATATCTGTCCAAAATACGAGACTCCGACGAAAGAAACAGCATGTGTAAAAATAACAGCGAACAAAGACCATATATATATTTTTTTATTCGTTTCAACAGTACTTCTATATGATATCACAAGGATCTTGAAACTGTTTAAAAGAATCAAAATAAACAATACCAAAGTGATTATTCCACCTCGAACTCCTTGAAGAATATACATATTTGTAATATCTTGTAATCCCCATCCCCAATGTGCTGTTGATCTTATTCCAAATATCATCCACTCATTTAAATTTGTTACAGCTCTATCTATTAATAAATACCTATGATATCCTGTAGATCCACCTGTTATATCGATTCTAGATAACAAATGCCAGACAGGAGCATCCATAAAATAATTTAATGCGATTATACAAATAACTCCTATAACTATAATATCTTTTAATCTATTTTGATATTTTCGCAATGAAACTGCAAATAAACCAGCCATTAAAGAGAGTATTGGCCCACTTGAACCCGAGGCAAATGTTATAAATATTCCTGCTAATAAACTGACCCAAATGATTCTATTTCCACGATTGAATTTACTTTTCAGTAATCCGTATGAGAACGTGAAAATTGTTGCACCATATGTACCAAATAAAATAGCATGTGAGAATGAACTCTGAACCCTCACCTGTCCATTACGAATCCATACTACTTCTCGAACACCGCCCAATGCACCAAAAGGATTTATATGTGTAATATATTCATAAGCAGCAAAAAAAGCCAATATAGAAGTGAACATTAAAAGTGATTTACCGAAGATTTTTAGCTGCGTCCTTGACCTTGTATAGATCCGTACAACAAGATAAGCCCCTAAGGAATCAATACTGTAGCCGATTCTATTAAGTAAAGCTGAAATACTTGTCCACAGGAATGTATAAGCTACCATGAGCACAATAATGTACATCACTATCAACACATCAAAATTAGTAATAACAAAACCAGAATATTCATTCCTTATAATTTTTCGAATGAAAATGCAAATTATAAGTATTCTTAGATATGGAAAGTCAATACCATAGACGACAATGCGTTGTCTCGCAGCAACAAATAAACCAACAAATATCAGTCCTACGATCACATAGTTTTTATCAGAAAAAAATACCCATATTATTGATGATAACAATATAAAAATTGTAATAGGATGAGTAATAGTCTCATTATAGCTATACCAGTTTATTTGTCTCATCGAATATATTTCAACTCTTTCTGAGAACACGCTCGATTTGATCTTTACTTTTATCCAAGAAATCAGGTATTATTTTCTCTAAATACCTTTTTGTTTTTTCACGGTTCCTATAAGAATCTATCACAAGTTTCATAACATTTTTATTTTCTTCATATATACGTAAGTCTATAACACACTTATCTGCGCCACATATTTCAAATACGCCCTTAGCTTTATCGCTGTAAGATAATGATGCTGTTGGTACCTTTGACGAAATAGATGCAATTGTCGAATGCATCCGAGCACCACAGAACCAATTCAATTGAGCAATCACCCATTTTACTTCATTTTGATTGTAGTTTACATCGACCAATTTTACTCTATTTCTATCTGAAGCTTTCACTTTTTGATAAGTTTCATAACATGCACTTGAATCAGAAGTCTCATCATCCTCATTACCCAACACATGGGATATTAAATAAATATTCACGGCTGTATTAGAAAGGAACCAATCTATTATTTCATCCATTATTTCTTCATAATGTATTTTTATTTTGAAGTCTTTATAATTTTTTGATCGATTATACAGCAAACCATTTATATTAATTCCTATATTATTTTTTTTATTTTTTCCTTCCAGACACTGAACCAGGTGACTATTTTGGGGTTTTATCGCTGGTAGTTGAAATGCAAGATCCGCTCCTATATGAATCTTTTCTAAAACTTCACTGCCAATATTCAAATTTTTTATAACTTCTACACTTAATCTATCACGTGTCCAAATGCAGCTAGCTTTTTCCATAATCCTTTTTGCTTCTTTTCGTGCATAAATACTTTTAAATGGTCCATAAGTCTGTGGCAGTAGGATTAAAGGTGTTTTCATTCTCAAAACTATCTTCTTTCTTAAGAGTGTAGCCTTAAATCTTTTTGCACCATACATATCGGTGAAGCTATCTCCACCTGTGATATCCAATACAAAATCAGCATTTTTTATATTTTTAACACATTTATTGTAAAGTCCACCGAAAAAGCTACAAAAAGTCATATTCCATAAATTGTCTGGCCTTAGGAACCTTTTCGAGTAAAAGCTTCCATACGTTTCTAACTCTATCACCCTTCCATCAATAATGACATACTCAGTTCTCCATCCTTTAGTGAAACATAGCATAGTTATTTTAGCATCGGGATATATTCTTGCAATCCCAGCCAGTATTGAATATCCTAGTGCAGACACACCCAAATTTCCAGTGTCAAATGAAGCACCCATTATCACTATATTCATAATATTTGTATGTTACTTTCCTTTTATCGGAAATTCTTTTTTAACCTTTCGCGTAATCGTTTAGGAATTTTTTTGGTCCAATTACGTCCATTTTTGCAGTATGAAACATCCAAAAGTTCGGGCCACATAAAATCGACTAATGATACTAAAAAATCATTTTTTAAAAATTCATTCACATTTATACTGGACACTATTTCTAGGATTAGTCGATTATTAAAAGGTGATAGTGACTCATAAAACAGTTGCGAGCCTGTTTCCCCAGGACTCATCCATCTTGATCGTTGTTCAAGATACATAAGATTATATGCTGTAATCGGTGAAACATCAGGAAGAGATTGAAACCATCTGTTCACTGCATACTTTATTTTCACTGGCCTGTTATAAAACTCCTTTAGTAGACTCTCTATTTTCACATTTTTAGGTTTTTTTCTATGCCAGTAAAAGCTTTTACATATTGCACCTAGATTACCATTCACGTGAACTGTATTATGTCCAGATAACAAATTGCATGTAGAGACAATCTCTCTTCTTTTTCCTATCGACATAAATGAACTATTTTGATCATATAATTTCAATAGCCACTTTTCAGGCCTAAGGATTGGATAAACCTTGTGATTCAAATTGAAAGTATCTGCCAATCTTTTGCTTAAAACGTAATCACAGTTTTTTAGATCTTTATCAGCAATAGTAAAATAATGGAGACTATTTTTAATGTTTCGTGATGCGGATAGATTAACTCTAGTATCTTTACCACCTGTCAATGAAACTATTAAGTCCCATTCCTTAGAAGCATATTCAAGAGTATTTCTAAGAATTTTAGAAACTTTTTCTAATGCATCAGAGTAGGAAATATTCTGTGTTGATTTCTTAGGCCAAAACCTTTCTATAACGCCAGTCGTTAAATTCAATTTATGATTTGCCATTAGTGCTCTGATATTTTTATATGGCGTTAAATCACCAGGATACCATTCATCTGACGATCCAAAAGGAAAACATGAATCCAAATCTTTGTCTCTTTCTACATTTTTTGATATTAACAAAGGAGTGGATGCAACTGAATAAGAAGAATAATACACCCCTCTGAGAGCCGCAGGATCGGTAAAAATGCTAATCGATTCGGATTCACATAAAACTATTACATACGACCCAGATAAGAACTCACAAAAATCATCAATTTCGTTTCCTATATCCAAAGATTTCTTAATGAAATTAGTGGATTCTAAGAGAGTGTCTAAATGAGGAACTAGTAAAATACCTAATATAATTATCCGCTTAACTTTTGGTTCACTTATATTTATCATCCGGACATTCAGATCCGGATGATAATATAAAACAAAATCTTTCGATAGTACTACATTATTCCAATTTTTATAGTAAAAATCACTATTCTTTCTAAGGATAACCCATTGTCTTCTGAATTTATATTTATTCTGTGAAAATGAGGTTATGGTCATAAAGTCACCAATAATTCTCGGCTTACAAATACTCAATAATTGTTGCGATATTCATTCCACATATCAGTCACAAAATCAGAATTACCACATTGATAATCTTCAGGATCAGCTGAGCTGTAAAGCGATTTAATATAACTCCCAGACTCTCTCATCCATCGATCTAAATAATCAAAATATGCAGG contains:
- a CDS encoding Coenzyme F420 hydrogenase/dehydrogenase, beta subunit C-terminal domain; this encodes MIDYPEEGLRPALLRDLTPEENKKSLKVCPGICVPAQVNKISVDPLVGPVVKAWIGHAANQDVRRIGSSGGIITAISTYCLENDLIDYVAHTGMDAAEPWKNCNVISQSSVEILQKAGSRYAPSSPCEHFSVIRENKKKYVFVGKPCDVAALALTIKQQPELLECIPLVLSFFCAGVPATKSAFDLVNDFMDGRMENLQEVHYRGNGWPGEFRIKTKDLQNYNLYSYAESWHILQASRGLRCRLCADGMGDLADIACGDAWHLYKHDGNLGLSIVVARTKKGCSIVEDAIKDGYLVLREIKKDEILRSQGTDSGIINRRCAIWGRLFVLKLLGIPVTRFKGVPLRKAWKQLDLRTRLRIIIGTVVRVIKYGWNKPSH
- a CDS encoding polysaccharide pyruvyl transferase family protein; the encoded protein is MNIVIMGASFDTGNLGVSALGYSILAGIARIYPDAKITMLCFTKGWRTEYVIIDGRVIELETYGSFYSKRFLRPDNLWNMTFCSFFGGLYNKCVKNIKNADFVLDITGGDSFTDMYGAKRFKATLLRKKIVLRMKTPLILLPQTYGPFKSIYARKEAKRIMEKASCIWTRDRLSVEVIKNLNIGSEVLEKIHIGADLAFQLPAIKPQNSHLVQCLEGKNKKNNIGININGLLYNRSKNYKDFKIKIHYEEIMDEIIDWFLSNTAVNIYLISHVLGNEDDETSDSSACYETYQKVKASDRNRVKLVDVNYNQNEVKWVIAQLNWFCGARMHSTIASISSKVPTASLSYSDKAKGVFEICGADKCVIDLRIYEENKNVMKLVIDSYRNREKTKRYLEKIIPDFLDKSKDQIERVLRKS
- a CDS encoding asparagine synthetase B family protein, whose translation is MTITSFSQNKYKFRRQWVILRKNSDFYYKNWNNVVLSKDFVLYYHPDLNVRMINISEPKVKRIIILGILLVPHLDTLLESTNFIKKSLDIGNEIDDFCEFLSGSYVIVLCESESISIFTDPAALRGVYYSSYSVASTPLLISKNVERDKDLDSCFPFGSSDEWYPGDLTPYKNIRALMANHKLNLTTGVIERFWPKKSTQNISYSDALEKVSKILRNTLEYASKEWDLIVSLTGGKDTRVNLSASRNIKNSLHYFTIADKDLKNCDYVLSKRLADTFNLNHKVYPILRPEKWLLKLYDQNSSFMSIGKRREIVSTCNLLSGHNTVHVNGNLGAICKSFYWHRKKPKNVKIESLLKEFYNRPVKIKYAVNRWFQSLPDVSPITAYNLMYLEQRSRWMSPGETGSQLFYESLSPFNNRLILEIVSSINVNEFLKNDFLVSLVDFMWPELLDVSYCKNGRNWTKKIPKRLRERLKKNFR